A genome region from Aliivibrio salmonicida LFI1238 includes the following:
- the rpsE gene encoding 30S ribosomal protein S5, with protein MAKEQQQATDLNEKLIAVNRVSKTVKGGRIFSFTALTVVGDGNGRIGFGYGKAREVPAAIQKSMEKARRNMFTIALNEGTLHHAVKGRHTGSKVYMQPASEGTGIIAGGAMRAVLEVVGVRNVLAKAYGSTNPINVVRATILGLTSVKSPEMVAAKRGLTVEAISE; from the coding sequence ATGGCTAAAGAACAACAACAAGCTACAGATTTGAATGAAAAGCTAATTGCTGTTAACCGTGTTTCTAAAACGGTTAAAGGCGGTCGAATCTTTAGTTTTACTGCACTAACAGTTGTTGGTGACGGTAATGGTCGCATTGGTTTCGGTTACGGCAAAGCCCGTGAAGTACCAGCTGCGATTCAAAAATCAATGGAAAAAGCACGTCGTAACATGTTTACGATCGCTCTTAACGAAGGTACTCTTCACCACGCTGTTAAAGGTCGCCACACTGGTTCTAAAGTGTACATGCAACCAGCTTCAGAAGGTACTGGTATCATCGCTGGCGGTGCTATGCGTGCAGTACTAGAAGTTGTGGGTGTCCGCAACGTACTAGCTAAAGCTTACGGCTCTACTAACCCAATTAACGTTGTTCGTGCAACGATTCTTGGTCTAACTAGTGTTAAGTCACCTGAGATGGTAGCTGCTAAGCGTGGTCTAACTGTTGAAGCTATTTCGGAGTAA
- the rpsK gene encoding 30S ribosomal protein S11 — MAKQPTRARKRVRKQVADGVAHIHASFNNTIVTITDRQGNALAWATAGGSGFRGSRKSTPFAAQVAAERCGEMAKEYGVKNLEVMVKGPGPGRESTIRALNAAGYRITNIVDATPIPHNGCRPPKKRRV, encoded by the coding sequence ATGGCAAAACAACCAACTCGCGCTCGTAAGCGCGTTCGTAAGCAAGTAGCGGATGGCGTAGCGCATATCCATGCTTCTTTCAATAATACAATCGTAACCATTACTGACCGTCAAGGTAATGCACTAGCTTGGGCTACTGCAGGTGGTTCTGGTTTCCGTGGTTCTCGTAAATCTACTCCGTTTGCTGCACAAGTTGCTGCTGAACGTTGTGGTGAAATGGCCAAAGAATATGGCGTTAAGAACCTTGAAGTTATGGTTAAGGGCCCTGGTCCTGGTCGTGAGTCAACTATCCGTGCGTTAAACGCTGCTGGATACCGCATCACAAATATTGTTGATGCTACTCCGATCCCTCATAACGGTTGTCGTCCACCTAAGAAACGTCGCGTTTAA
- a CDS encoding DNA-directed RNA polymerase subunit alpha — protein MQGSVTEFLKPRLVDIEQVSLTHAKVTLEPLERGFGHTLGNALRRILLSSMPGCAVTEVEIEGVLHEYSTKEGVQEDILEILLNLKGLAVKVEGKDEVIITLNKSGAGPVVAGDITHDGDVEIANPEHVICHLTDDNAEISMRIKVERGRGYVPSTARIHTEEDERPIGRLLVDATYSPVDKISYAVEAARVEQRTDLDKLVIDMETNGTLDPEEAIRRAATILAEQLDAFVDLRDVRVPEEKEEKPEFDPILLRPVDDLELTVRSANCLKAEAIHYIGDLVQRTEVELLKTPNLGKKSLTEIKDVLASRGLSLGMRLENWPPASIAED, from the coding sequence ATGCAGGGTTCTGTAACAGAATTTCTAAAGCCGCGTCTAGTTGACATTGAACAAGTTAGCCTGACTCACGCAAAAGTAACTCTTGAGCCATTAGAGCGTGGTTTCGGCCATACTCTAGGTAACGCTCTACGTCGTATTTTACTATCTTCAATGCCGGGTTGTGCCGTAACTGAAGTAGAAATCGAAGGCGTATTACATGAGTACAGCACCAAAGAAGGTGTTCAGGAAGATATCCTTGAAATCCTTCTAAACCTTAAAGGCCTGGCCGTTAAGGTTGAGGGTAAAGATGAAGTTATCATTACTCTTAACAAGTCTGGTGCAGGCCCTGTTGTTGCAGGTGACATCACCCATGATGGTGATGTTGAGATTGCGAACCCAGAGCATGTAATCTGCCACTTAACTGATGACAATGCTGAAATCAGCATGAGAATCAAGGTAGAGCGTGGTCGCGGCTATGTACCGTCAACAGCTCGTATCCATACTGAAGAAGATGAGCGTCCAATCGGTCGTTTGCTTGTCGATGCAACTTATAGCCCAGTAGATAAAATATCTTATGCGGTTGAAGCGGCACGTGTAGAGCAACGTACTGACTTAGACAAACTTGTTATCGATATGGAAACGAATGGTACGCTTGATCCTGAGGAAGCTATCCGTCGTGCAGCTACAATTTTAGCTGAACAATTGGATGCATTTGTAGATCTTCGTGATGTACGAGTTCCTGAAGAAAAAGAAGAAAAGCCAGAGTTCGATCCGATCCTACTGCGTCCTGTAGACGATCTTGAACTAACGGTTCGCTCTGCTAACTGTTTGAAAGCAGAAGCGATTCACTACATTGGTGATCTGGTGCAGCGCACTGAGGTTGAGTTACTTAAAACTCCAAACCTTGGTAAGAAATCTTTAACTGAAATTAAAGATGTTCTAGCTTCACGTGGTCTTTCTTTAGGCATGCGCCTAGAGAACTGGCCACCAGCGTCTATCGCTGAAGATTAA
- the secY gene encoding preprotein translocase subunit SecY yields MAKKPGKEVNSAQSGLAELKSRLLFVIGALLVFRAGSFVPIPGIDAAVLADLFEQQQGTIIEMFNMFSGGALSRASILALGIMPYISASIVVQLLTVVHPPLAELKKEGESGRRKINQYTRYGTLVLATFQAIGISTGLPSMIPGLVSNPDMMFYLTATVSLITGTMFLMWLGEQITERGIGNGISLIIFTGIVAGLPPAIGETIQQARQGELHVLLLLLIAVLSFAVIYFVVFMERGQRRIVVNYAKRQQGRKVFAAQSTHLPLKINMAGVIPAIFASSIILFPGTLAQWFGGNGEGTFGWLTDVSMALSPGQPLYVMLYAAAIIFFCFFYTALVFNPRETADNLKKSGAFVPGIRPGEQTTKYIDKVMTRLTLAGAMYITFICLIPEFMMIAWNVRFYFGGTSLLIVVVVIMDFMAQVQTHLMSQQYESVLKKANLKGYGR; encoded by the coding sequence ATGGCAAAGAAACCAGGAAAAGAAGTAAATAGTGCTCAGAGCGGCTTAGCTGAACTGAAATCGCGTCTCTTATTTGTGATAGGTGCGCTTTTAGTGTTCCGTGCGGGCTCATTTGTGCCAATTCCTGGGATTGACGCTGCTGTCCTTGCTGATCTTTTCGAACAGCAGCAGGGTACCATCATTGAAATGTTTAACATGTTCTCTGGTGGTGCACTGTCGCGTGCCTCAATTCTTGCTCTAGGTATTATGCCGTATATTTCGGCATCTATCGTTGTGCAACTGTTAACAGTTGTACATCCTCCTCTAGCAGAATTGAAAAAAGAAGGTGAGTCTGGTCGTCGTAAGATTAATCAGTACACACGTTATGGCACCTTGGTTCTGGCGACATTCCAAGCAATTGGGATTTCAACCGGATTGCCAAGCATGATTCCAGGGTTAGTTTCTAACCCTGACATGATGTTCTATCTAACAGCTACAGTAAGTTTAATTACCGGTACCATGTTTTTAATGTGGTTAGGTGAGCAAATTACTGAACGTGGCATCGGTAACGGTATATCTTTGATTATTTTCACAGGTATCGTTGCAGGTTTACCACCAGCTATTGGTGAAACGATCCAGCAGGCGCGTCAAGGTGAACTGCACGTGCTTCTTCTATTACTAATTGCAGTGTTATCGTTTGCAGTTATCTACTTTGTAGTGTTCATGGAGCGTGGTCAACGTCGTATCGTCGTTAACTATGCAAAACGTCAGCAAGGCCGTAAGGTATTTGCAGCTCAAAGTACTCACTTGCCACTTAAAATTAATATGGCTGGTGTGATTCCTGCAATATTTGCATCTAGTATTATACTATTCCCTGGGACATTGGCTCAGTGGTTTGGTGGTAATGGCGAAGGAACATTCGGTTGGTTAACTGATGTTTCCATGGCGTTAAGCCCTGGTCAGCCATTATATGTAATGCTTTATGCAGCAGCAATTATCTTCTTCTGTTTCTTCTATACCGCGTTGGTTTTTAACCCGCGTGAAACAGCTGATAACTTGAAGAAGTCTGGTGCATTCGTACCCGGAATCCGCCCAGGTGAACAGACAACGAAATACATAGATAAAGTGATGACACGGTTAACCCTAGCGGGCGCAATGTATATTACCTTCATCTGTCTGATCCCTGAGTTTATGATGATTGCATGGAACGTACGCTTCTATTTTGGCGGTACTTCACTACTAATTGTAGTTGTAGTTATTATGGACTTTATGGCACAAGTTCAGACTCATCTGATGTCTCAGCAGTATGAGTCCGTTTTGAAGAAAGCTAATCTGAAAGGCTATGGCCGTTAA
- the rplF gene encoding 50S ribosomal protein L6 has product MSRVAKAPVVLPAGVEVKLNGQEITIKGGKGELTRVLNNAVVVSQEDNSIVFGPREGVANAWAQAGTARALVNNMVVGVNEGFTKKLTLKGVGYRATMKGNAVGLTLGFSHPVEHALPEGIKAECPTQTEIIITGCDKQVVGQVAADIRSYRKPEPYKGKGVRYADEIVRTKEAKKK; this is encoded by the coding sequence ATGTCTCGTGTTGCTAAAGCACCTGTGGTTCTTCCTGCTGGCGTAGAAGTTAAACTGAACGGCCAGGAAATCACTATCAAAGGTGGTAAAGGTGAACTAACTCGCGTACTTAATAACGCTGTAGTTGTTTCACAAGAAGATAACTCTATTGTATTTGGTCCACGCGAAGGCGTTGCCAATGCTTGGGCACAAGCTGGTACAGCTCGTGCACTAGTAAACAATATGGTTGTTGGTGTTAATGAAGGCTTTACTAAGAAGCTAACTCTTAAAGGTGTAGGTTACCGTGCTACCATGAAAGGTAACGCAGTAGGCCTTACTCTTGGCTTCTCACATCCTGTTGAGCATGCTCTTCCGGAAGGTATTAAAGCTGAATGTCCAACTCAAACTGAGATCATTATTACTGGTTGCGATAAGCAAGTAGTAGGTCAAGTTGCTGCGGATATTCGTTCATACCGTAAACCTGAGCCTTATAAAGGCAAAGGTGTTCGTTACGCCGATGAAATCGTGCGTACTAAAGAAGCTAAGAAGAAGTAG
- the rplO gene encoding 50S ribosomal protein L15: MRLNTLSPAAGSNPSKKRVGRGIGSGLGKTGGRGHKGQKSRSGGKVRVGFEGGQMPLKQRLPKFGFTSRKSLVTAEVRLSELAKVEGNVIDLNSLKAANVITKNIVFAKVVLSGEIATAVTVKGLRVTKGAKAAIEAAGGKIEE, encoded by the coding sequence ATGCGTTTGAATACTCTATCACCGGCTGCTGGATCAAACCCTTCTAAGAAGCGTGTTGGTCGTGGTATCGGTTCGGGCCTAGGTAAAACTGGTGGCCGTGGTCATAAAGGCCAAAAATCACGTTCTGGCGGTAAAGTTCGCGTTGGTTTTGAAGGCGGTCAAATGCCTCTGAAACAACGTTTACCTAAATTTGGCTTTACTTCACGTAAGAGCCTAGTGACTGCAGAGGTTCGTTTAAGCGAACTTGCTAAAGTTGAAGGTAACGTTATCGATCTAAACAGCCTTAAAGCTGCTAACGTAATCACTAAGAACATTGTGTTCGCGAAAGTTGTACTTTCTGGTGAAATAGCTACTGCTGTAACTGTTAAAGGTCTACGCGTAACGAAAGGCGCTAAAGCTGCGATTGAAGCTGCAGGCGGTAAGATCGAGGAATAA
- the rpsD gene encoding 30S ribosomal protein S4, which yields MARYLGPKLKLSRREGTDLFLKSGVRAIDTKCKIDNAPGVHGARRGRLSEYGVQLREKQKVRRMYGVLEKQFRNYYKDAARIKGNTGENLLQLLEGRLDNVVYRMGFGSTRAESRQLVSHKSILVNGKVVNVPSFKVSANDVVSIREKAKLQSRIKAALEVAEQREKPTWIEVDAGKMEGTFKRLPERSDLSADINEHLIVELYSK from the coding sequence ATGGCAAGATATTTGGGTCCTAAGCTGAAGCTTAGCCGTCGCGAAGGCACTGATTTATTCCTTAAATCAGGCGTACGTGCGATCGATACCAAGTGTAAGATCGATAACGCTCCAGGTGTACACGGCGCTCGTCGCGGTCGTCTATCTGAGTATGGCGTTCAGCTTCGTGAGAAGCAAAAAGTTCGTCGTATGTATGGCGTACTAGAAAAACAATTCCGTAACTACTACAAAGATGCTGCTCGTATTAAAGGCAACACAGGTGAAAACCTACTTCAACTTCTTGAAGGTCGTCTAGATAACGTAGTTTACCGTATGGGTTTTGGTTCTACACGTGCTGAATCTCGTCAACTAGTTAGTCATAAGTCTATTCTAGTTAATGGTAAAGTAGTTAACGTTCCTTCTTTCAAAGTTTCGGCTAACGATGTTGTTTCAATTCGTGAAAAAGCTAAACTGCAATCACGTATTAAAGCTGCTCTAGAAGTTGCTGAACAACGCGAAAAGCCAACTTGGATTGAAGTAGATGCTGGCAAAATGGAAGGTACGTTTAAGCGTCTTCCTGAACGTTCTGATTTGTCTGCCGACATCAACGAACACTTGATCGTCGAGCTTTACTCTAAGTAA
- the rplR gene encoding 50S ribosomal protein L18, with amino-acid sequence MDKKASRIRRATRARRKIAELCATRLVVHRTPRHTYAQVIAPNGSEVIAAASTVEKAIREQVGNTSNKAAAVAIGKLIAERAIEKGITNVAFDRSGFQYHGRVAALADSAREAGLKF; translated from the coding sequence ATGGATAAGAAAGCATCTCGCATCCGTCGTGCTACACGTGCACGTCGTAAGATCGCTGAACTGTGTGCAACTCGCCTTGTAGTGCATCGTACTCCGCGTCATACGTATGCTCAGGTAATCGCACCAAACGGCTCAGAGGTTATCGCTGCCGCTTCTACTGTAGAAAAGGCAATCCGTGAGCAAGTTGGAAATACTAGTAACAAAGCAGCTGCTGTAGCAATTGGTAAATTAATTGCTGAGCGCGCTATCGAAAAAGGCATTACTAATGTTGCTTTCGATCGTTCTGGTTTCCAATACCACGGCCGAGTAGCGGCGCTAGCAGATTCTGCTCGCGAAGCTGGTCTGAAATTCTAA
- the rpsM gene encoding 30S ribosomal protein S13, with translation MARIAGINIPDHKHAVIALTAIYGIGKTRSQAILAAVGIAEDVKISELNDEQIDILRDGVAKYTVEGDLRREVSMNIKRLMDLGCYRGLRHRRSLPLRGQRTKTNARTRKGPRKPIKK, from the coding sequence GTGGCCCGTATAGCAGGCATTAACATTCCTGATCATAAACACGCTGTAATTGCACTTACTGCAATCTACGGCATCGGTAAGACCCGCTCGCAAGCTATTTTAGCTGCAGTTGGTATTGCTGAAGATGTTAAGATCAGTGAACTGAATGATGAGCAGATTGATATTCTGCGTGATGGTGTTGCCAAATACACTGTAGAAGGCGACTTACGTCGTGAAGTATCGATGAACATCAAGCGTCTTATGGACCTTGGCTGTTATCGTGGTCTTCGTCACCGTCGCAGTCTACCGTTGCGTGGACAGCGTACTAAAACCAACGCACGTACCCGTAAAGGTCCGCGCAAGCCGATCAAAAAATAA
- the rpmD gene encoding 50S ribosomal protein L30 → MSKTIKVTQTKSSIGRLPKHVLCLKGLGLRRINHTVELEDTACVRGMINKVHYMVKIEE, encoded by the coding sequence ATGTCTAAAACTATCAAAGTAACTCAGACTAAAAGCTCTATCGGTCGCCTACCTAAGCACGTTTTGTGTCTTAAAGGTCTAGGCCTTCGTCGCATCAACCACACTGTGGAACTTGAAGATACTGCTTGCGTACGCGGCATGATCAACAAAGTTCACTACATGGTTAAGATTGAGGAGTAA
- the rpmJ gene encoding 50S ribosomal protein L36: protein MKVRASVKKICRNCKVIKRNGVVRIICVEPKHKQRQG from the coding sequence ATGAAAGTTCGTGCTTCCGTTAAGAAAATCTGCCGCAACTGTAAAGTTATTAAGCGCAACGGTGTTGTGCGTATAATTTGTGTTGAACCAAAGCATAAACAACGCCAAGGTTAA